One window of the Eucalyptus grandis isolate ANBG69807.140 chromosome 6, ASM1654582v1, whole genome shotgun sequence genome contains the following:
- the LOC104448037 gene encoding transcription initiation factor IIA subunit 2, with amino-acid sequence MATFELYRRSTIGMCLTETLDEMVSNGTLSPELAIQVLVQFDKSMTEALETQVKSKVTIKGHLHTYRFCDNVWTFILQGATFKNEDSPEEVGRVKIVACDSKLLTQ; translated from the exons ATGGCGACGTTCGAGCTGTACCGGAGGTCGACGATCGGGATGTGCCTGACGGAGACCTTGGACGAGATGGTCTCCAACGGCACCCTCAGCCCCGAGCTCGCCATCCAAGTCCTCGTCCAGTTCGACAAG TCCATGACCGAGGCGCTGGAGACCCAGGTCAAGAGCAAGGTCACTATCAAG GGACATCTGCACACATACCGGTTCTGCGACAATGTGTGGACATTCATTCTACAAGGTGCTACCTTTAAGAATGAGGACTCTCCGGAAGAGGTCGGTCGGGTTAAGATCGTCGCATGCGACTCAAAGCTGCTCACTCAGTGA